The DNA window AAAAGAAGGATACATTGGGTTTGATGGAAAGACGTTTGTCTTCCCATGGAGAAAGGTGGGTTAGGTGTTAAGGATATATCTTTGTTTAATATTTCTCTTCTTAACAAGTGGAGGTGGCGTATTTTCCAAGGTCAAAGTTCTCTTTGGCTTGAAGTCTTAAAAGCCCGATATGGTGATTTAGCGTCCTCTTTGTTGATTAATAATAAGGTTAGTAATTCTCCCTCCCTTATCTGTGGTGtctcttcatctttttcttcgtTTTGGTGGAGAGATTTGGTTAAGATTAGTTCTTCTTTCCATGTGGATCCTATGGTGGAAAAGGTTAAATTTAATATTCACAACGGGTTCCACACACCATTTTGGGAAACTTCGTGGTTGGAAGGGATTCCTTTGAAAGAGGAGTTCCCGGATTTGTATTTATACTCTAGTTTGAAAGGTGTTTCGGTGGCGGAAATGGGGGGTGGAAGGAAGGCACGTGGTGTTGGGGTGATTTTGGCTTAAATTTGGAGGGTACTTTTTTAGAGGCGGATTTGTTGAAGTTGAAGAGTCGGGTGGATGCTTTTTCCGGGTGGAGACACGGTTCGGATTCGGTTTGTTGGACCGAAGGACCATCGATGGAATTCTCGGTGGCTTCTTGTTGTAATTTTTACTTGAATCTCCATATTCCGTTCGGACCACCTaacattcatgatggtgtttttgGCATTTTGTGGAAAATGGAGGTTCCGTACAAAATCAAGGCATTTGGATGGAGACTTTTTCTAGATAGGCTCCCAACGGTTGACGGTTTGGTGTATAGAGGTATGGCTTTCTCCATTGATAATTCTAAATGTGTTTTGTGTGGTATTGTTCCGGAAGATaggaaccatttcttttttggttgtttggtggGTACAAAGATTTGGAGTGACATAGCTTTTTGGATTGGTAAAGGAGGAATTTTGGAAAAGGAGTGTATACCGCATTTTATGGAGTGGCACTCTTTCTTCCGTTCTCGTAAGATTATAGATAGTAAATTGGACGTGGTGTGGCTAGCAACCGTTTGGTCTTTTTGGTTACTTAGGAATGGTGTGCGTTTTCGGAAGGAAGCTTGGAGCATTAACAATACCGTTTGGAACATCAAGTTCTTGGTTTGGAAATGGTCTTTTTGTGGAAAGATTACTCAtcccaattattctttttacgaTTTTAGTAAGGATCCGCTCTTCTTTCTTTCGTAAGGgtaattggtgtgtaatttttctttttgtcgggCTTTCCCGCTCCTCctttgtaatcgggttggagaacccttagttctccgtttAATATAATTTctagattacaaaaaaaaaatctatattacAGGATGAAAGTGCTATTAACCCATTAAATAATCGCGAATAATATATTACTAGTATTAAATTTGttgatagaataaataaatatcacaATTTTTATAAAGAGTTTAAGACTAAAGAAAATGTGAAATCTTAAAATgagtaaaaatataatttattaaaatcatCTTATATTTATGGTAATGATAAATATTTTAACTTGTATTAAGTTAATTCAATCTCATTCTTACTTTTATAGAAGTTTTTAATCTTTGTTAACATCCGAGATCTACAAATACAAAATGGCTAtctattaaaaagaaaaagatgctATGCTCACCTCTTAAGATCCTTGACACTATTTACTATTATTTATGAAGATAATAATCTAATCATGTTCACCAAAAGTTATTTTTTTGGAAAgaactatttattatttataacaataatCATCTATTCAAGTAGACCAAAAGTCACTGTGACACTGTCTGT is part of the Vicia villosa cultivar HV-30 ecotype Madison, WI linkage group LG2, Vvil1.0, whole genome shotgun sequence genome and encodes:
- the LOC131648664 gene encoding uncharacterized protein LOC131648664; this translates as MEFSVASCCNFYLNLHIPFGPPNIHDGVFGILWKMEVPYKIKAFGWRLFLDRLPTVDGLVYRGMAFSIDNSKCVLCGIVPEDRNHFFFGCLVGTKIWSDIAFWIGKGGILEKECIPHFMEWHSFFRSRKIIDSKLDVVWLATVWSFWLLRNGVRFRKEAWSINNTVWNIKFLVWKWSFCGKITHPNYSFYDFSKDPLFFLS